The Arachis hypogaea cultivar Tifrunner chromosome 14, arahy.Tifrunner.gnm2.J5K5, whole genome shotgun sequence genome has a segment encoding these proteins:
- the LOC114925235 gene encoding uncharacterized protein, whose product MGATPFRHSILEVRLAKHFDKPTDMRYDETQDPEEHLTAFEARMNLEGVGDEVRCRAFPVTLAGPAIRRFNSLPQASVARFLDISHTFLAQFTTRIAKAKHPINLLGVMQRSSEPTRKYLDRFNDECLEIDGLTDLVASLCLTNGLLNEDFRKHLTTKPVWTMQEIQSVAREYINDEEVSQVVAANKRQPSYNQTRQHRSRERQKEHARDDGPTKTPRPFPRVGKFTNYTPSLSPS is encoded by the coding sequence ATGGGCGCAACCCCATTTCGTCATTCCATCCTCGAAGTCCGGTTGGCAAAGCACTTTGACAAGccgacggacatgaggtacgacgaAACCCAAGACCCAGAGGAGCACcttacggccttcgaggccaggatgaacctggaggGAGTGGGAGACGAGGTAAGGTGTCGCGCCTTTCCAGTCACTCTCGCGGGACCTGCAATACGGAGGTTCAACAGCCTCCCGCAGGCCTCGGTGGCTAGGTTTTTGGATATTAGCCACACCTTTCTAGCCCAATTTACTACCAGAATCGCAAAGGCAAAGCACCCGATCAATCTGCTCGGGGTGATGCAGAGGTCCAGCGAACCGACCAGGAAATATCTAGACCGGTTCAATGACGAATGCTTAGAGATCGACGGGCTGACTGATTTGGTTGCTAGTCTGTGCCTGACGAATGGACTTCTAAACGAGGACTTCAGAAAGCACCTCACCACGAAGCCGGTgtggacaatgcaggagatccaaAGTGTAGCCAGGGAATACATTAACGATgaagaagtcagccaggtcgtggctgccaacaaacggcagccCTCCTACAATCAAACCCGGCAGCACAGAAGTAGAGAAAGACAGAAGGAACATGCCAGAGACGACGGACCGACCAAGACACCCAGGCCATTTCCTCGAGTCGGAAAGTTCACCAATTACACCCCCTCACTGTCCCCATCATAG